One Littorina saxatilis isolate snail1 linkage group LG14, US_GU_Lsax_2.0, whole genome shotgun sequence genomic region harbors:
- the LOC138947114 gene encoding galactoside alpha-(1,2)-fucosyltransferase 2-like, which produces MPVELEMYRRLRIGVYLLVATVIPIGFLANHVLFPALPPVRFSSLNQTVLSQHLLRSNVPIKFEFDTGLTQSSPHYHRDDGTSIVCHTVVCGRLGNDLFEYASVLGIARATNKIPFITNPERFQGVLRTPPTRPDDYDKLMARCKKAKKANDYKGGIFQRDLTSLKPGVDYEVKRCLQSWMYFDRMRDEVREIMTFTDEIVNNATQVINRLRRLFPGRTLVGVHVRREDFLNKRLVKSGVVVGSPKYFNRAMTLFRERFPHVTFVVVGQDPQWCKQNLQPVNNDRVILDPSSAEVDMQLLSMTDHLITSPGTFSWWAAFKMARTAVVMYQKEFARKGSIHAFWYSHNAVDHVMPHWIAVTVSEDIVQSNSSGTDVAPQQKRRNSTG; this is translated from the exons ATGCCTGTCGAGTTAGAAATGTATCGTCGACTTCGAATTG GTGTGTACCTGCTTGTCGCCACTGTGATTCCAATAGGTTTCCTTGCAAACCACGTCTTGTTCCCAGCTCTGCCTCCAGTTCGCTTCAGCAGCCTGAACCAGACCGTGCTGAGTCAGCATCTCCTCAGATCCAACGTTCCCATCAAGTTTGAATTCGACACTGGTCTGACACAATCTAGTCCACATTACCATCGAGACGATGGAACTTCTATTGTATGCCACACAGTCGTATGTGGTCGTCTAGGCAACGACCTTTTCGAGTATGCTTCAGTTTTGGGCATCGCTAGGGCAACCAACAAGATCCCCTTTATCACGAATCCGGAGAGGTTCCAGGGAGTACTGAGGACGCCTCCTACCAGGCCGGATGACTATGACAAGTTGATGGCTCGCTGCAAAAAGGCCAAGAAGGCCAACGATTATAAGGGAGGAATATTTCAACGAGATCTAACCAGCTTGAAACCTGGAGTGGACTACGAAGTAAAACGTTGTCTACAGTCTTGGATGTACTTTGATAGGATGAGAGATGAGGTCCGGGAAATCATGACCTTTACTGATGAGATCGTCAACAACGCCACTCAAGTCATTAATAGATTACGCCGACTTTTCCCAGGAAGAACGTTGGTAGGTGTGCACGTGCGTCGAGAAGACTTCCTCAATAAAAGGTTGGTGAAGAGTGGCGTCGTGGTGGGATCGCCAAAATACTTCAATCGCGCCATGACGCTTTTCAGGGAGAGGTTTCCACACGTGACTTTCGTGGTAGTAGGCCAGGACCCACAGTGGTGCAAGCAGAACCTCCAACCTGTGAACAACGACAGGGTCATTCTTGATCCGTCCTCCGCTGAGGTGGACATGCAGCTGCTGTCCATGACGGATCATCTCATCACGAGCCCGGGCACCTTCAGCTGGTGGGCTGCCTTCAAGATGGCCCGCACAGCTGTGGTGATGTACCAGAAAGAATTTGCCAGGAAAGGTTCCATCCACGCTTTCTGGTACTCACATAACGCTGTGGATCATGTGATGCCTCACTGGATTGCTGTCACGGTTAGCGAGGACATTGTTCAGAGCAATTCCAGCGGAACTGACGTGGCGCCACAACAAAAACGCAGAAACTCAACAGGATGA